One genomic segment of Arachis duranensis cultivar V14167 chromosome 4, aradu.V14167.gnm2.J7QH, whole genome shotgun sequence includes these proteins:
- the LOC107484709 gene encoding uncharacterized protein LOC107484709 — MATLVPTSEEDAALSVVRFASELAWADAGPEVAEPQVNRLCMEAEEFIAMGKWLELASLMITSAELIFSKVTEKDVESIFTVICNLVTKTENPDEVMEIIKVISAKLIQQPNEKPAVRLKILINLYNLVETPYCRFYIYMKALNLAAEGKVTEYIIPSLKNIDNFLKDWKIGISEQRELFLTISKILKENKSMAKDSFKFLTNYLATFNGEDAHELSEAKEEAVHAIIDFVKSPDIFQCDLLDMPAVLQLEKDAKYAVLYQLLKIFLTQRLDAYLEYHTANSALEKNYGLVHEECVAKMRLMSLVDLSSDGSGQIPYELIRETLKINDDEVELWVVKAITAKLIDCKMDQMNQVVVVSHHTDRMFGQHQWQALRTKLVTWRDNISNVINTIQANKVTEDGSQAVQGLVVR; from the exons ATGGCCACTCTCGTCCCTACCTCCGAGGAAGATGCCGCTCTCTCCGTCGTACGTTTCGCGTCCGAGCTCGCCTGGGCCGACGCCGGTCCCGAG GTTGCTGAGCCACAAGTTAATAGACTATGCATGGAGGCTGAAGAGTTCATTGCTATGGGGAAGTGGTTGGAACTAGCATCATTGATGATTACGTCTGCTGAGTTGATCTTCTCAAAGGTTACTGAAAAAG ATGTGGAGTCCATCTTCACTGTTATCTGCAATCTTGTTACGAAGACTGAGAATCCAGATGAAGTAATGGAGATCATCAAAGTTATATCAGCAAAATTAATTCAACAACCTAATGAAAAGCCTGCGGTGCGCTTGAAGAT tttGATCAATCTGTACAATCTTGTGGAGACTCCATACTGCCGCTTTTACATCTACATGAAAGCGTTGAATTTAGCAGCTGAAGGGAAAGTCACTGAATACATTATCccttcattaaaaaatattgacaaTTTTTTGAAAGACTGGAAAATTGGGATATCAGAACAGAGAGAGCTCTTTCTTACTATCTCtaagattttgaaagaaaataaaag CATGGCTAAAGACTCTTTTAAGTTCTTGACAAATTATTTGGCAACTTTTAATGGAGAAGATGCACATGAATTGAGTGAAGCAAAGGAGGAGGCTGTGCATGCaatcattgattttgtgaaatcACCTGATATATTCCAG TGTGATTTATTAGACATGCCTGCTGTTTTGCAATTGGAGAAAGATGCCAAATATGCTGTGTTATACCAGCTTCTCAAGATTTTTCTTACTCAGAGGCTGGATGCTTACTTAGAATATCATACTGCAAATTCTGCCTTGGAGAAAAACTATG GTCTTGTGCATGAAGAATGCGTTGCTAAAATGAGGTTGATGTCATTGGTGGATCTTAGCTCTGATGGATCTGGCCAAATTCCGTATGAACTTATAAGAGAAACACTGAAG ATCAATGATGATGAGGTAGAACTCTGGGTGGTTAAGGCAATAACTGCAAAGTTGATTGACTGTAAGATGGACCAAATGAATCAAGTTGTAGTTGTTAG TCATCACACCGATCGTATGTTTGGTCAGCACCAATGGCAAGCACTGAGAACAAAGCTAGTGACATGGAGG GATAATATTTCGAATGTGATCAATACAATTCAGGCTAACAAAGTAACCGAAGATGGGTCCCAGGCAGTCCAAGGTTTGGTGGTTCGTTGA